In Ignavibacteriales bacterium, the genomic window TCGTCCGTTGCCCTCGCACCGGTAATCCTTTTCGATGTCTTAATCCCCGATATGAGTTAATGTCCATCAACCGCTTTATGTTCATCTGCGTTTCTGTTCGGGCGGAACCTTCAACCTTTAAATCGGAAGTGATGATTGAACGAATTTTCGCAACTTCGTCATCGGTCAGTTCGTTTATTTTTTTCGCGTAACTGATTCCGGCTTGATCGAGTATCTTGTGCGCGGTACTACGACCAATGCCAAAGATATAAGTTAGTCCGATTTCGGATCGTTTATTTTTTGGTAAATCTATGCCTGCTATACGAGCCACTATTAATTATCCTTTCGACTAAATTAAATTCTAATTAGAATTCGTCTTTATCCTTGTCTTTGTTTGTGTTTTGGGTTCTTGCATATTACGCGGACAACACCGTTGCGCCGTATAATTTTACAATTATCACATAATTTTTTCACTGATGATCGAACTTTCATGAAAACTCCAATTATTTATACCGATACGTAATACGACCTTTGGTCAGATCGTAAGGCGACATTTCTACAGTTACTTTATCGCCGACTAATATTTTTATGTAATGCATTCTCATTTTACCGGAAATTACTGCCAATATCTCGTGACCGTTATCTAATTTCACCCTGAACATCGCGTTGGGTAATGTATCGGTGATTACACCGTCCATCGTAATTGGTCCTTGCTTAGCCATTCACCTTATGATATTGTAAGTATTTCTGGTTTACCATCTTTAACTAAAACTGTATGTTCAAAATGTGCCGAATCTTTTCCGTCTGCCGTTCTAACTGTCCAGCCGTCGGCGTCGACTCGAACTCGATAGCTTCCGGCATTCACCATCGGTTCAATTGCTAATGTCATTCCGGTTTCTAACAAGAGTCCTGTTCCCTTTTCGCCGTAATTTGGAACAGCCGGTTCTTCGTGTAAATATTTTCCTACTCCGTGTCCTACTAAATCCCGAACGACCGAAAATCCATCGGATTCAACACGCTTCTGAACTGCCGCAGATATATCGTGTACTCTGTTTCCTGATACTGCTTGCGCGATACCTTCATACAGTGATTCTTCGGTGGCTTGAAGCAATCTTTGCTTCTCGCTCGAAATTTTTCCTACAGCGAACGTCCAGGCGCCATCGCCGTAAAACTTATTTTTCTTTACACCTACATCGATAGAAACTATCTCACCTTCGTTCAACTTTCGTGAACCAGGTATTCCGTGAACAACTTCATCATCTATCGAAATACACAAACTTGCCGGAAAAAGATTTTTCTTATCGGTTCCGTAACCTTTAAATGCCGGTTCTGCCTGTTGAGATCTAATAAACTCTTCTGCAAATTGATCCAACTCTTTCGTTGTTATACCGGGCTTGACCATTACATTCATCATCTTTAAGACTTCTGCAACAATCCTGTTACTTTCCCGCATCAATTCAATTTCAGCAGGCGATTTAATAAAAACTTTCGCCATTATAATTTTACAACCTTAATTAAGGTTGCACTTACATCCTTCTGCCTTTAATCTTGCCGCTCTTCATGAAACCGTCGTAATGGCGCATTAGAAGATGCGATTCAATTTGTTGGAGGGTATCCAAACCAACTCCAACAATAATTAACAAACTGGTACCGCCGAAGAAACTTGCAAAACCGGAAGTCACTCCTAACCGCATCAAAAATGCGGGAAGAATCGCGACGATCGCGAGAAAAATTGATCCTGGTAATGTAATTTTAGTCAAGATGTTATCTATAAAATCAGATGTATGTTTTCCGGGTCTGATGCCGGGAATGAATCCGCCTTGCTTTTGCATATTTTCTGCAACGTCTTTCGGATTGAATGCGACGGCAGTATAAAAATATGTAAAGAAGATAATCATCAAGGCGTAAACAACCGAGTAGGTGATTGATGTATAGTTAAAATATCCGGCTATCCCCTGCATAAAATCGCTTTCAGGAAAGAAAGTGAGAATTGTGTTAGGAATAAACATGATAGCTTGGGCAAATATAATCGGCATAACGCCAGCCGTATTTACACGCATCGGGATGTATTGTGTTACCCCGCCATAAATTTTTCTGCCAACAACGCGTTTCGCATATTGAACAGGAATCCGTCGGGTTGCCTGAGTGACCATAACAATACCGGCAACGATAAAAAACATGAGTATAAAAATAATCAGTTCAATAATCAAACCGCGTGCGCCCGAGCTTACGAGCTGATATTCATCGAGAAGTGCATTTGGAAAACGTGCAATGATGCCGATAAAAATAATAAGTGATATTCCGTTTCCAATACCGCGCTCTGTGATTTGTTCTCCCAACCACATAATAAATATTGTACCTGCTGTCAGTACAAACATCGTTGATAGTTGAAATACAAGTCCGTGGACCGCCGGAGGTACAATCGGTATACCCTCGGCATTAATGCTCATCAACTGAACGCTAACACCCCATGCCTGAAGCATAGAAATCAGAACTGTGCCATAACGGGTGAGTTGTGTAATTTTTTTTCGGCCTTCTTCACCTTCTTTTGATAATTTTTGGAAGTATGGAATCACCGCGCCGAGCAATTGGATTATAATAGATGCACTGATATAAGGCATTATACCGAGAGCAAAAATTGCCGCATTGCTGAAAGCACCACCTACGAAAAGATCATACAACCCAAAAAGAGTGTTAGATGCCTGATTTCGCATTGCTTCTGTTAGCAATTGAGCATCTACACCGGGTAGTGTGATGTGAGCGCCTAAACGAACAATAATCAGAATTCCGGCAGTGAATAAAATCCTCTGTCGGAGTTCATGAATTTTGAATATGTTCCGAAAACTTTCGCTGAGTTTTGCCATTGACGATTACTTCGCTGATTTGTTGATAGTAATTGCTTTTCCGCCGGCAGCTTCAATTTTCTGCACGGCTGTTTTGCTGAATGAATTTGCAGTAATTTCTAATTTGGATTTTAAATCTCCGTCGCCTAGTATTTTTACAGGTAAAGATTTTTTTGAAACAGCGCCAAGAGTATATAGTAATTCCGGATTAATTTTTCCGTCTTTAATTTTACCTGCGGCTGCGAATTCTTCAAGTCGGGAAACATTCACTTTTTGGAATTCGACACGAAGAACATTTGTAAATCCGAATTTGGGAACGCGACGAACGAGCGGCATTTGACCGCCCTCGAACCATGGACGATAATGTGTTCCTGACCGGGCGCCCTCGCCCTTATGTCCGCGTGTAGCTGTGCCACCGTGTCCTGATCCCTGACCACGAGCGATTCGTTTTACTTTCTTCCTCGACCCGGGAGCGTATTTTAAATTATGTAATGCATTATTCGCCATACCTATTTTACCTCTTCTACTTTTAGAAGATATTTCACCTTATCAATCATACCTCTGATTTGCGGCGTATCGTTCTGGATTACGGAATAATTCGGCCTGCCAAGTCCTAAAGCTTTGATCGTCGCTTTATGTGATTTGAGAGTATGAATCTGACTTATCTTTTGTGTAATTTTAATTTTTTTCGCCATAGTCTATCCATTAATTAGTAGATGGAGCATTTTGCGAACCGAATATTTCGGCTAAACCTAAACTCCGGCGGTTAGCCATTGTTTTTGCGTCGATCAGACCTTGCAATGCTCTTAGTGTCGCTTTCACAACGTTGTGAGGATTGCATGAACCGATTGATTTTGTTAGAACATCTTTCACGCCGGCAGATTCCAATACTGCGCGCACGCCACCGCCTGCTATTAATCCTGTACCTGGCGATGCGGGTTTTAACAAAACTCTCGATGCGCTGTATTTACCGATTACGGTATGGGGAATTGTTCCGTGCAAAATAGAAACGTGTACAACATTTTTCTTTGCATCATCGATTCCTTTAGCAATCGCGTCCTGCACTTCATTAGCTTTACCCAAACCAACTCCAACATAACCATGACCATCTCCAACGACAACGATAGCGCTGAAACTAAAACGTCTTCCGCCTTTAACGACCTTGGCAACACGATTTATGTGTACAAGTCGGTCTTTAAGTTCAAGTTCGCCTGTTTTTATTCTTGTCAATTTTTACTCCAAAATATATAATGATCTATTTTACTGCTGCCGGGAGAGGAGTCGAACCTCTACAGACGCCTCCAAAGGGCGTTGTCCTGCCATTAGACGACCCGGCAAAATTTTAATGATGTCGCCGGGAGCAAGGGCTTTGTTTAAAATTTGAGTCCGGCTTCACGAGCGGCATCTGCCAATGATTTTACAACGCCATGGTATGAATAACCATTGCGATCAAATACTACTTTACTGAGTTTCTTTTCTAAAGCAAGTTTTCCTATTTCAGCACCAACCCGCTTGGCAATTTCTTTTTTGCCTTTAAGCGTTTTAATTTCGTCACGCACTGATGGTGAGAGTGTTGATGCCGCAACAAGTGTCTTCGCCTGCGAATCATCCACAATCTGAGCATACATATGATGTAAGCTCCGGTAGATTGTTAATCGAGGACGTTCAGTTGTCCCACGTATTTTTTTACTGATTCGATTTTTAATTTTTAATCTTTTTTCAATTCTCGATTTTTTAATCATAAATTATCCTGCCTTAGCTCCGGCTGTCGCTGCCGCTTTTCCTGCTTTCCGGCGAATGTACTCACCTTCATACTTTACACCCTTACCTTTATATGGTTCCGGTGGACGGAAAGATCTCAATTTTGCCGCGACCTGACCGACAAGCTGTTTGTCAATTCCTGAAATCAGTATGTTTGTTGGTATCGGAACTTCAAGTTTAATTTCCGCCGGTGCTTCAAATATTATCGGATGCGAATAACCGAGCACGAGTTGAAGTTTTTTCCCTTTCATCTCAGCTTTATATCCGACACCGACGATTTCCAATTTCCTTTGAAATCCTTCTGAGACACCCTTCATCATATTGCTCAGTAATGCTCGCCATGTGCCGTGTAAAGCCCGATATTTTTTTTCATCAGAAGAACGCTTAAGTATAAGTGCATTCTCAACAACTTCCACGGAGATTGCCGATGGAACTTTCGCAGACAACATCCCTTTCGGTCCGGTCATCTTCAGCATTACATCGTTCTTCTCGATCTTAACGCCTTTTGCAACGGGTATTGGTTTTTTTCCTATTCTAGACATTTTTTTAACTCTTATAATTATATTACCATATGGAACATAGTACTTCGCCGCCGATATTTTTCTGGCGAGCGTCTTTATCGGTCATAAGCCCCTGCGATGTTGAGACTATCGCAATTCCTAAACCGTTTAATACACGTGGTATCTCTTCTGCCGGTTTATATATTCTTAATCCGGGCTTGCTAAATCTCGATAATCCAGTAATCGCCGCTACGCCGTCTGTATAGCGAAGAGACACTCTAATAATTCCTTGCTTGTTATCGTTAAGTTCCGAATAACCGTTGATGTAATGTTGTTCGGTTAATATCTTACTGAGCGAGCGTTTTAAATTCGAAGCGGGGATATCGACACGGCGATGACGCGCTTTAATAGCGTTTCTTAATCGTGTCAGATAATCTGCAATTGGATCTGTTGTATTCATATTTTTCTGATTCCTTACCAGCTTGCCTTTAACACGCCGGGAATTTTTCCGTCGAGTGCCAATTTTCGAAAACATAGACGGCATATTCCGAATTTGCGCATGTAACCACGCGGTCTTCCGCAAATGTTGCAGCGGTTATGTTTTTGAACGGCATGTTTCGGCGTTCGTTTCGCTTTTACTACCATTGCTAATCGTGCCAACTCTTATCTCCTACGGTTGCGTTTATCGATTATTATTCAATTGTTGATTGTCTTTTTTCGAACGGCATGCCGAACTGCTTCAGAAGTGCGTAACCTTCCTGATCGTTCTTTGCTGTCGTTACGAATGTTATATCCATCCCGAAAATTTTCGTTACTTTATCGAAATCTATTTCGGGAAAAATAATTTGTTCTTTCACACCTACAGTGTAATTTCCTCTTCCATCGAACGATTTATCCGAGAATCCGCGAAAATCACGGATACGCGGAACTGCTACGTTCATAAACCGATCCATGAATTCGTACATTTTACGTCCGCGAAGTGTGACCCGAATTCCTATTGGTAATCCTTCTCTCAGTTTGAAATTCGATATTGCTTTCTTCGCTTTTGTGATAACTGCCTTCTGACCGATGATTGATTCGAGGTCTTTAATGATTACATCGAGCAATTTAGCATCTTGAGTAGCTTCACCAACACCTACATTGACTGCTATTTTTTCAAGCTTAGGTACCTGCATAACGTTACTGTACTTGAATTCTTTCATCAAATTTTCAATGATCGATTTCTCGTACATTTCATAAAGTCGGGGGATTACACCAGCTTCCTGTTCGCCAGGTTTCGATTTCGGTGCTTCTTTTACAGCTTTAGTTGATTTTTCTTTGCCCATAATATTTTCTCGTTATTAAAACATCTCTTCACAGGAACGGCATACGCGCATCGTTTGCTTTTTGCCAGTCGCCGCATCTGATACACTCTTATGACCGATGCGCGATGGTTTGCTGCACTTGGGACATATTACCAAAACATTCGATGTATTTATCGGTGCTTCTTTTTGAACGATGCCGCCTTGCGGATTCTTTTGAGATGCTTTCGTATGACGTTTTATAATATTCACGCCTTCTACTA contains:
- a CDS encoding type Z 30S ribosomal protein S14, with the protein product MARLAMVVKAKRTPKHAVQKHNRCNICGRPRGYMRKFGICRLCFRKLALDGKIPGVLKASW
- the rpsH gene encoding 30S ribosomal protein S8, which translates into the protein MNTTDPIADYLTRLRNAIKARHRRVDIPASNLKRSLSKILTEQHYINGYSELNDNKQGIIRVSLRYTDGVAAITGLSRFSKPGLRIYKPAEEIPRVLNGLGIAIVSTSQGLMTDKDARQKNIGGEVLCSIW
- the rpsM gene encoding 30S ribosomal protein S13: MARIAGIDLPKNKRSEIGLTYIFGIGRSTAHKILDQAGISYAKKINELTDDEVAKIRSIITSDLKVEGSARTETQMNIKRLMDINSYRGLRHRKGLPVRGQRTRTNSRTRKGKRKTVAGKKKAIAKK
- the rpsE gene encoding 30S ribosomal protein S5 — encoded protein: MTRIKTGELELKDRLVHINRVAKVVKGGRRFSFSAIVVVGDGHGYVGVGLGKANEVQDAIAKGIDDAKKNVVHVSILHGTIPHTVIGKYSASRVLLKPASPGTGLIAGGGVRAVLESAGVKDVLTKSIGSCNPHNVVKATLRALQGLIDAKTMANRRSLGLAEIFGSQNAPSTN
- the rpmJ gene encoding 50S ribosomal protein L36, with protein sequence MKVRSSVKKLCDNCKIIRRNGVVRVICKNPKHKQRQG
- a CDS encoding 50S ribosomal protein L24 — protein: MNIHKNDTVKVISGNAKGKTGKVLKIFREEERVIVEGVNIIKRHTKASQKNPQGGIVQKEAPINTSNVLVICPKCSKPSRIGHKSVSDAATGKKQTMRVCRSCEEMF
- the map gene encoding type I methionyl aminopeptidase; this translates as MAKVFIKSPAEIELMRESNRIVAEVLKMMNVMVKPGITTKELDQFAEEFIRSQQAEPAFKGYGTDKKNLFPASLCISIDDEVVHGIPGSRKLNEGEIVSIDVGVKKNKFYGDGAWTFAVGKISSEKQRLLQATEESLYEGIAQAVSGNRVHDISAAVQKRVESDGFSVVRDLVGHGVGKYLHEEPAVPNYGEKGTGLLLETGMTLAIEPMVNAGSYRVRVDADGWTVRTADGKDSAHFEHTVLVKDGKPEILTIS
- a CDS encoding 50S ribosomal protein L18; this encodes MIKKSRIEKRLKIKNRISKKIRGTTERPRLTIYRSLHHMYAQIVDDSQAKTLVAASTLSPSVRDEIKTLKGKKEIAKRVGAEIGKLALEKKLSKVVFDRNGYSYHGVVKSLADAAREAGLKF
- the infA gene encoding translation initiation factor IF-1, which encodes MAKQGPITMDGVITDTLPNAMFRVKLDNGHEILAVISGKMRMHYIKILVGDKVTVEMSPYDLTKGRITYRYK
- the rplF gene encoding 50S ribosomal protein L6; the protein is MSRIGKKPIPVAKGVKIEKNDVMLKMTGPKGMLSAKVPSAISVEVVENALILKRSSDEKKYRALHGTWRALLSNMMKGVSEGFQRKLEIVGVGYKAEMKGKKLQLVLGYSHPIIFEAPAEIKLEVPIPTNILISGIDKQLVGQVAAKLRSFRPPEPYKGKGVKYEGEYIRRKAGKAAATAGAKAG
- the rplO gene encoding 50S ribosomal protein L15, with translation MANNALHNLKYAPGSRKKVKRIARGQGSGHGGTATRGHKGEGARSGTHYRPWFEGGQMPLVRRVPKFGFTNVLRVEFQKVNVSRLEEFAAAGKIKDGKINPELLYTLGAVSKKSLPVKILGDGDLKSKLEITANSFSKTAVQKIEAAGGKAITINKSAK
- the rplE gene encoding 50S ribosomal protein L5, giving the protein MGKEKSTKAVKEAPKSKPGEQEAGVIPRLYEMYEKSIIENLMKEFKYSNVMQVPKLEKIAVNVGVGEATQDAKLLDVIIKDLESIIGQKAVITKAKKAISNFKLREGLPIGIRVTLRGRKMYEFMDRFMNVAVPRIRDFRGFSDKSFDGRGNYTVGVKEQIIFPEIDFDKVTKIFGMDITFVTTAKNDQEGYALLKQFGMPFEKRQSTIE
- the rpmD gene encoding 50S ribosomal protein L30, encoding MAKKIKITQKISQIHTLKSHKATIKALGLGRPNYSVIQNDTPQIRGMIDKVKYLLKVEEVK
- the secY gene encoding preprotein translocase subunit SecY, producing the protein MAKLSESFRNIFKIHELRQRILFTAGILIIVRLGAHITLPGVDAQLLTEAMRNQASNTLFGLYDLFVGGAFSNAAIFALGIMPYISASIIIQLLGAVIPYFQKLSKEGEEGRKKITQLTRYGTVLISMLQAWGVSVQLMSINAEGIPIVPPAVHGLVFQLSTMFVLTAGTIFIMWLGEQITERGIGNGISLIIFIGIIARFPNALLDEYQLVSSGARGLIIELIIFILMFFIVAGIVMVTQATRRIPVQYAKRVVGRKIYGGVTQYIPMRVNTAGVMPIIFAQAIMFIPNTILTFFPESDFMQGIAGYFNYTSITYSVVYALMIIFFTYFYTAVAFNPKDVAENMQKQGGFIPGIRPGKHTSDFIDNILTKITLPGSIFLAIVAILPAFLMRLGVTSGFASFFGGTSLLIIVGVGLDTLQQIESHLLMRHYDGFMKSGKIKGRRM